One window from the genome of Mucilaginibacter ginsenosidivorans encodes:
- a CDS encoding gamma carbonic anhydrase family protein translates to MPVILPVKDKSPVWGENCFVAENCTIVGDVIMGNNCSVWFNAVIRGDVHYIRIGDNTNVQDGAVIHCTYLKAGTEVGNNVSIGHNALVHGCTLKDHVLIGMGAIVMDHAVVEEFVIVGAGSVVLENTICESGYLYAGTPAKKIKPLSQEQKDMLRQLPHNYIMYSGWFKEQ, encoded by the coding sequence ATGCCTGTTATCCTGCCCGTGAAAGACAAGAGCCCCGTATGGGGAGAAAACTGTTTTGTTGCCGAAAACTGTACGATCGTTGGCGATGTAATAATGGGCAATAATTGCTCGGTTTGGTTTAATGCGGTTATCAGGGGAGATGTACATTATATCCGGATAGGGGACAATACAAATGTGCAGGATGGAGCCGTTATCCATTGTACTTATCTTAAAGCAGGTACAGAGGTAGGCAATAACGTTTCTATCGGGCACAATGCGCTTGTACACGGCTGCACGCTGAAAGACCATGTATTGATAGGTATGGGAGCTATTGTAATGGATCATGCCGTGGTAGAGGAATTCGTGATCGTTGGAGCAGGCTCTGTCGTGCTGGAGAATACCATTTGCGAATCCGGCTACCTGTATGCCGGTACGCCGGCAAAAAAAATTAAACCACTAAGCCAGGAGCAAAAAGATATGCTGCGGCAATTGCCGCATAACTACATTATGTATTCCGGCTGGTTTAAGGAACAATAG
- the thiL gene encoding thiamine-phosphate kinase, whose amino-acid sequence MFENSEKANIESLGEFGLIDHLTRQIELKQKSTLKGVGDDAAVIDFAGKKALISTDMLLEGIHFDLAYTPLKHLGYKAIQVNLSDVYAMNGIATQVTVSLGISSKFTLEAVEELYKGIYLACEKYNVDLVGGDTTSSKQGLVIGVTALGYADEKDIVYRSGAEEGDLICVSGDLGGAYTGLQLLEREKLVYLENPNIQPDLEGKDYIIERQLKPEARRDIVELLKDISVKPTAMIDVSDGLASEVLHICSQSNKGCNLYEEKIPIDPMTYETAREFNLDPTVCALSGGEDYELLFTIKQADYDKMKNLADISFIGYITEASAGRNLVTKSGTVHELKAQGWNAFKR is encoded by the coding sequence ATGTTTGAAAATAGCGAAAAAGCCAATATAGAATCCTTAGGCGAGTTTGGGTTGATAGACCATCTGACCAGGCAGATAGAACTGAAACAAAAGAGCACGCTGAAGGGTGTCGGTGATGATGCTGCTGTGATCGATTTTGCAGGAAAGAAAGCATTGATATCAACCGATATGTTGCTGGAAGGTATCCATTTTGACCTGGCCTACACACCCCTTAAACATTTAGGTTATAAGGCCATACAGGTAAACCTCAGTGATGTTTATGCTATGAATGGCATTGCCACGCAGGTAACAGTGTCCTTGGGCATCTCAAGCAAATTTACCTTAGAAGCAGTTGAGGAGTTATACAAAGGGATTTACCTGGCTTGTGAAAAGTATAACGTTGACCTGGTTGGCGGCGATACGACATCGTCAAAACAGGGGTTGGTTATCGGCGTTACCGCGCTGGGCTATGCAGATGAAAAGGATATTGTATACAGAAGTGGCGCTGAAGAAGGCGATCTGATCTGCGTTTCCGGCGACCTGGGCGGAGCTTATACAGGGCTACAGTTGCTGGAGCGCGAGAAGCTGGTTTATCTTGAAAACCCCAACATACAGCCCGATCTTGAAGGCAAAGATTATATAATAGAGCGCCAGTTAAAGCCCGAGGCGCGAAGGGATATCGTTGAATTATTAAAGGATATCAGCGTAAAGCCAACCGCCATGATCGACGTTTCCGACGGACTGGCCTCTGAAGTGCTGCATATCTGCAGCCAAAGCAACAAAGGCTGCAATTTGTACGAGGAAAAAATACCCATCGACCCAATGACTTATGAAACTGCCCGGGAATTTAACCTCGACCCCACAGTTTGCGCTTTGAGCGGAGGCGAGGACTATGAATTGCTATTCACTATAAAGCAAGCCGATTATGACAAGATGAAAAATCTTGCTGATATAAGTTTTATAGGCTATATTACAGAAGCATCCGCGGGGCGCAACCTGGTTACAAAAAGTGGTACTGTTCACGAATTAAAAGCACAAGGCTGGAACGCATTTAAAAGGTAA
- a CDS encoding Ig-like domain-containing protein: protein MGLNKKSVFSTKNFAFLVTLLLISGCASIQKPAGGPKDRTPPKLLKATPPNMTRNFKEKQIRLDFDEYFNLKNPFQEIIISPTQEKPPTFKVSKKSIVVDFKDTLEKNTTYVINFGKAIADVNENNVLENFTYVFSTGPHIDSLSISGDVKNSLTGEKVKDATVMLFPVKQDTLFGKKKPSIFATTDTSGNFSLNNLHAEDYHIYALKEDNPNKIYDNEKELVGFLKAAIHLNKDTSNIHLSLFKQDPEKLRVVDRRFDLDGKLFFTFNKPVENPSVKVIEPAALNSQKIVDINPTRDTIGIYMRSMDFDSIKVAMIQNNKPFDTVTLRKARKESYERIIKLQYNTSPDGKLRPSDDLIVTSSLPLENFDQSLIALTEDSVNISNYKIVRDTGSLHKLLFKYPWKQNSRYQLVFNEGALTDIYGDKSKKLATLFQPDKTENYGQLTVKVSIPDTSKAYVVELLNTDRKVVHTDPVTKKTTLSYKNYRIGKYYIRVVYDTNKNGKWDSGNVKKRLYPENIWQYSKEIVLRSNWDAEETLDIPKEPIVP from the coding sequence ATGGGGTTAAATAAAAAGTCTGTTTTTTCGACAAAAAATTTTGCGTTTCTCGTCACCCTATTGCTTATTTCCGGCTGCGCAAGCATACAGAAGCCGGCGGGCGGACCGAAAGACCGGACACCGCCAAAATTGCTAAAGGCCACGCCGCCGAACATGACCAGGAATTTTAAGGAAAAGCAAATACGTCTCGACTTCGACGAATATTTTAATCTTAAGAATCCATTCCAGGAAATTATCATAAGCCCTACGCAAGAAAAGCCGCCGACGTTTAAAGTGAGCAAAAAATCGATCGTCGTCGACTTTAAAGATACGCTTGAAAAAAACACTACCTACGTTATCAACTTTGGAAAAGCCATCGCCGACGTAAACGAAAATAACGTACTTGAGAATTTCACATACGTTTTTTCTACCGGTCCGCACATCGACTCCTTAAGTATATCAGGTGATGTTAAAAATTCGCTAACCGGGGAAAAAGTGAAAGACGCAACTGTAATGCTTTTCCCGGTAAAACAAGACACGCTTTTTGGCAAAAAGAAACCTTCTATTTTCGCTACTACCGATACGTCCGGAAATTTTTCGCTCAATAACCTCCATGCAGAAGATTATCATATCTATGCCTTGAAAGAAGATAACCCGAACAAAATATATGACAATGAAAAAGAACTTGTCGGTTTTTTGAAGGCTGCGATCCATTTGAATAAAGACACCTCAAACATTCATCTCAGCTTGTTTAAACAGGATCCTGAAAAACTAAGAGTTGTTGACCGTCGTTTCGATCTTGATGGGAAACTTTTCTTTACTTTCAATAAGCCGGTCGAAAACCCATCGGTTAAGGTTATCGAACCAGCGGCACTTAATAGTCAAAAGATAGTAGACATTAACCCAACCCGTGACACCATAGGCATTTACATGCGTTCTATGGATTTTGATTCGATAAAGGTTGCGATGATTCAAAACAACAAACCCTTTGACACGGTAACCTTGCGTAAGGCGCGAAAAGAAAGCTACGAGCGGATCATCAAGTTGCAATACAATACGAGCCCTGACGGAAAACTAAGGCCCTCGGATGATCTCATTGTTACTTCGAGCCTGCCGCTGGAAAACTTTGATCAGTCACTCATCGCCCTGACCGAAGATTCTGTCAATATATCCAATTACAAAATAGTCCGCGATACCGGAAGCCTTCACAAGCTATTGTTCAAATATCCGTGGAAACAAAACAGCCGCTATCAACTGGTATTTAACGAAGGTGCATTGACGGATATTTACGGCGACAAAAGCAAAAAGCTTGCAACGCTTTTCCAACCCGACAAAACCGAAAACTATGGACAATTAACTGTAAAAGTAAGTATCCCGGATACTTCAAAAGCTTACGTGGTTGAGTTGTTAAATACGGATAGAAAGGTGGTACATACCGACCCTGTTACCAAAAAAACCACGCTCAGCTACAAAAATTACCGCATTGGTAAATACTATATCAGGGTTGTATACGACACTAACAAGAACGGCAAATGGGACAGCGGTAATGTAAAAAAAAGGTTATACCCAGAAAATATCTGGCAGTACAGCAAAGAAATCGTACTGCGGTCGAACTGGGATGCGGAGGAGACGCTGGATATACCCAAGGAGCCTATTGTTCCTTAA
- the mnmG gene encoding tRNA uridine-5-carboxymethylaminomethyl(34) synthesis enzyme MnmG — MFKKYDVVVVGAGHAGCEAAAAAANLGSSVLLITMNMGTIAQMSCNPAMGGVAKGQIVREIDAMGGYSGIIADKTTIQFRMLNLSKGPAMWSPRAQNDRMRFAEEWRLALEQTPNVDFWQDMVSSLIVKGNTVKGVRTSLGIEIECDTVVLTNGTFLNGLIHIGEKRFGGGRTAERAATGLTEQLVELGFESGRMKTGTPPRVDGRSLNYSVMEEQWGDENPGRFSFTDVERPTGKRCCWITYTNPEVHETLKEGFEKSPMFTGRIKGLGPRYCPSIEDKINRFAERERHQIFVEPEGFNTVEIYVNGFSTSLPEDVQYRALIQIPGFENAKIFRPGYAIEYDYFPPTQLDLTLETKLVSNLFFAGQINGTTGYEEAASQGFIAGINAHQKVHDKHELIMKRSESYIGVLIDDLVTKGTEEPYRMFTSRAEHRLLLRQDNADIRLTPIGYELGLINDERMDKVNKKIEDSDKIVTFTKQVSIEASSASPLLEELGTAALSQNVKMFNLISRPQVSLNDLRKADNSLDELLNKFDQETIEQAEIKIKYESYFEKEMDIVEKMRKMEDKEINPEFNYQSLVSLSKEAREKLMKIKPRTLGQASRISGVSPSDISVLMVHISR; from the coding sequence ATGTTTAAAAAATATGATGTCGTAGTTGTTGGCGCTGGGCACGCGGGTTGTGAAGCAGCTGCGGCTGCGGCAAACCTTGGGTCGTCTGTGTTGCTGATAACGATGAACATGGGTACAATCGCCCAAATGAGTTGTAACCCCGCTATGGGCGGTGTGGCTAAAGGACAGATAGTGCGCGAAATTGATGCTATGGGTGGGTATTCCGGAATAATTGCTGATAAAACCACCATTCAATTCCGTATGCTAAACCTGTCGAAGGGCCCTGCCATGTGGAGCCCGCGTGCGCAAAACGACCGCATGCGCTTTGCCGAAGAATGGCGCCTGGCTTTGGAGCAAACACCAAACGTCGATTTTTGGCAGGATATGGTTAGTTCCCTCATAGTAAAGGGTAATACTGTAAAAGGTGTGCGTACCTCGCTGGGCATCGAGATAGAATGCGATACAGTAGTGCTCACTAACGGAACATTCTTAAATGGATTGATCCATATCGGCGAAAAACGCTTCGGCGGCGGCCGAACCGCTGAGCGGGCCGCAACAGGCCTAACCGAACAACTGGTTGAGTTGGGCTTTGAATCGGGTCGCATGAAGACGGGCACGCCGCCCAGGGTGGACGGCCGCAGCCTTAATTATAGTGTGATGGAAGAACAATGGGGCGATGAAAACCCCGGTCGTTTTTCTTTCACTGATGTTGAACGGCCGACCGGAAAAAGGTGCTGCTGGATAACCTATACCAACCCCGAAGTTCACGAAACTTTAAAGGAAGGTTTTGAAAAATCGCCGATGTTTACCGGGCGAATTAAAGGACTTGGCCCGCGATACTGCCCTTCCATTGAAGATAAAATAAACCGCTTTGCCGAGCGCGAGCGTCACCAGATATTTGTGGAGCCGGAAGGTTTCAATACCGTTGAAATATATGTGAACGGCTTCTCAACTTCTCTCCCGGAAGATGTTCAATACCGCGCACTCATACAAATACCAGGGTTTGAAAATGCAAAGATATTCCGGCCCGGGTATGCAATCGAATATGATTACTTCCCTCCTACACAACTTGACCTGACACTCGAAACAAAGCTCGTAAGCAACCTGTTTTTCGCCGGACAGATCAATGGCACCACGGGTTACGAAGAAGCAGCATCGCAGGGATTTATCGCAGGCATTAATGCACATCAAAAAGTTCACGATAAGCACGAACTGATCATGAAGCGTTCGGAATCTTATATCGGCGTACTGATAGATGACCTGGTGACCAAGGGAACCGAAGAACCTTATCGCATGTTCACATCGCGGGCCGAGCACCGCCTGCTCCTCCGGCAGGACAACGCCGATATAAGGTTAACTCCTATCGGTTACGAGCTGGGCCTGATAAACGATGAGCGCATGGATAAAGTCAACAAGAAAATTGAGGACTCGGATAAGATAGTCACTTTTACCAAACAAGTATCAATAGAAGCTTCTTCTGCTAGTCCTTTGCTTGAAGAGCTTGGCACTGCCGCGCTTTCTCAAAATGTAAAGATGTTCAACCTGATCAGCCGCCCGCAAGTTTCACTGAACGACCTCCGGAAAGCTGACAACTCTCTTGATGAACTCCTTAATAAATTCGACCAGGAAACAATTGAGCAGGCTGAAATAAAAATCAAATACGAGAGTTATTTTGAGAAGGAAATGGACATTGTAGAAAAAATGAGGAAGATGGAGGACAAAGAGATCAACCCTGAGTTTAATTATCAATCGCTGGTTTCCTTATCAAAAGAGGCCCGTGAAAAACTCATGAAGATAAAACCAAGGACCTTAGGCCAGGCTTCCCGAATTTCGGGGGTTTCACCATCGGATATATCGGTTTTAATGGTACACATTTCAAGATAA
- the nadA gene encoding quinolinate synthase NadA, translating to MDTLDELNVKGFVDEYIDPTLDLFEEIERLKKQKNAVILAHYYQEPDIQDIADYIGDSLGLSQQAAKTDADIIVFAGVHFMAETAKILSPQKKVLLPDLKAGCSLADSCPPHLFRKFKENYPDHLVITYVNCTAELKALSDIVCTSSNAVQIVESLPKDQKIIFGPDKNLGAYVAKKTGRDLVLWNGACMVHEIFSREKITKLKERHPNAKLLAHPECEDVILKMADYIGSTTGLLKYATKSPEKEFIVATESGIIHQMQKDNPDKIFIPAPPNNQCACNDCPHMKRNTLEKLYLCIKNEMPEITVPEHIIEKAVKPIERMLNISARLGL from the coding sequence ATGGATACCTTAGATGAGCTCAATGTAAAAGGATTTGTGGACGAATACATCGACCCAACACTTGATCTTTTTGAAGAGATAGAACGATTAAAAAAACAAAAGAATGCGGTTATTTTGGCTCATTATTACCAGGAACCCGATATACAGGATATTGCTGATTATATTGGCGATAGTCTTGGGTTATCCCAGCAAGCAGCTAAAACTGATGCAGATATCATTGTATTTGCCGGCGTTCATTTTATGGCTGAGACCGCTAAAATATTATCACCACAGAAAAAAGTCCTTTTACCCGACTTAAAAGCAGGGTGCTCATTAGCTGACAGCTGCCCGCCCCATTTGTTCAGGAAATTTAAAGAGAATTACCCCGATCATCTGGTCATCACCTATGTGAATTGCACGGCAGAACTGAAAGCATTGAGCGATATTGTTTGCACATCCAGCAATGCGGTACAAATTGTGGAAAGCTTACCAAAAGATCAGAAGATCATCTTCGGGCCAGATAAAAATTTGGGTGCTTATGTTGCGAAGAAAACAGGGAGGGATTTGGTTTTATGGAACGGAGCCTGTATGGTTCACGAGATATTTTCGAGAGAGAAAATAACAAAATTAAAAGAACGCCATCCGAATGCTAAATTATTGGCCCATCCTGAATGTGAGGATGTTATTCTTAAAATGGCTGACTATATCGGATCGACAACAGGACTGTTAAAATATGCTACCAAAAGCCCTGAAAAGGAATTTATTGTAGCTACCGAGTCAGGAATAATTCACCAGATGCAAAAGGATAATCCGGATAAAATATTTATACCTGCTCCGCCAAATAACCAATGCGCCTGTAACGATTGTCCGCATATGAAAAGAAACACACTGGAAAAACTTTACTTGTGTATAAAAAATGAAATGCCTGAGATAACCGTTCCGGAACATATTATTGAAAAGGCCGTGAAGCCTATAGAAAGAATGCTTAATATATCGGCCAGGTTAGGCTTGTAA
- the nadB gene encoding L-aspartate oxidase, with the protein MTRTCDFLVIGSGIAGLSFALKAAKHGKVLIVTKSNEDESNTKYAQGGVAVVVDKKEDSFEKHIEDTLVAGDDLCDKKTVEIVIKEGPERIREIIDYGTNFDKTNEGMYDLAKEGGHSEFRVLHYKDITGWEIERALLDQVHSNPNITILTHYFAVDLITQHHLGQFVDKSTSDINCYGVYVLNTINGHVEKILSRVTVMASGGAGHIYSITTNPTIATGDGVAMVYRAKGKVRNMEFIQFHPTALYNPGEYPSFLISEAVRGFGGILKRTNGLEFMQEYDERKSLAPRDIVARAIDNEIKKSGEDYVYLDIRHRAKKDILAHFPNIYAKCLEIGIDMTKDMIPVAPACHYMCGGIMVDHSGRSSIMRLYACGECSSTGLHGANRLASNSLLEALVFAHRIYEDAIKTFGNNVIPENIPDWNEHGVQLSNEDILVTHNIREMQKLMSDYVGIVRSDFRLDRAMRRLGLLYEETEDFYKKTKLSVKLCELRNLIQVSYIVVKSAMLRKESRGLHYTTDYKVHAEPVHDTVF; encoded by the coding sequence ATGACTAGAACTTGTGATTTCCTGGTGATAGGGTCTGGAATAGCCGGATTAAGTTTTGCACTTAAAGCAGCAAAGCATGGTAAGGTACTGATAGTTACAAAATCAAACGAAGATGAATCGAACACTAAGTATGCCCAGGGGGGCGTTGCTGTAGTTGTTGATAAAAAAGAAGATTCATTTGAAAAACACATAGAAGATACACTGGTTGCCGGTGATGACCTGTGCGATAAGAAAACTGTGGAGATAGTAATAAAGGAGGGACCGGAGCGAATACGAGAAATTATTGATTACGGTACCAACTTTGATAAGACAAATGAAGGGATGTACGACCTTGCAAAAGAGGGCGGCCATTCAGAGTTTCGGGTGTTACATTATAAGGATATTACCGGTTGGGAAATAGAGCGCGCTTTACTTGACCAGGTACATTCTAACCCAAACATTACCATATTAACACATTATTTTGCGGTAGACCTGATAACCCAGCACCACCTGGGGCAGTTTGTAGATAAGTCGACTTCGGACATAAATTGTTATGGCGTTTATGTACTGAATACGATTAATGGGCATGTAGAGAAGATATTATCCAGGGTTACCGTTATGGCGTCTGGCGGGGCAGGGCATATTTATTCTATAACCACCAATCCTACTATTGCCACGGGCGACGGTGTCGCTATGGTTTACCGTGCAAAAGGCAAGGTAAGGAATATGGAATTTATACAGTTTCATCCCACCGCTTTATACAACCCGGGCGAATACCCGTCATTCCTGATATCAGAAGCGGTAAGAGGATTTGGCGGTATATTAAAGCGTACCAACGGCCTGGAGTTTATGCAGGAGTATGACGAGCGTAAATCCCTGGCGCCGCGGGATATTGTGGCCAGGGCGATAGATAATGAGATAAAGAAATCCGGAGAAGACTACGTATATCTTGATATAAGGCATCGCGCCAAAAAGGATATCCTGGCACATTTTCCTAATATCTATGCCAAGTGCCTTGAGATAGGTATTGACATGACCAAGGATATGATACCCGTAGCGCCGGCATGTCACTATATGTGCGGAGGTATCATGGTTGATCATTCCGGCAGATCGTCGATTATGCGTCTTTATGCTTGCGGTGAGTGTTCGTCAACGGGTTTACATGGCGCTAATCGGTTAGCATCCAACTCCTTACTCGAGGCATTGGTATTTGCCCATAGAATATACGAGGATGCTATAAAGACCTTCGGGAATAACGTTATTCCCGAAAATATACCCGACTGGAACGAACATGGGGTGCAGTTGTCCAACGAGGATATCCTGGTTACACATAATATCCGCGAGATGCAGAAACTGATGAGCGATTATGTAGGTATAGTACGTTCCGATTTCAGGCTTGACCGGGCGATGAGGAGGTTGGGGCTGCTTTACGAAGAAACCGAGGATTTTTATAAAAAAACCAAGTTGTCGGTTAAACTTTGCGAGTTGCGAAATTTGATACAGGTGTCTTATATTGTGGTGAAATCGGCCATGTTAAGGAAGGAGAGCCGGGGCCTGCATTATACAACTGATTATAAGGTACATGCTGAGCCGGTACATGATACCGTGTTTTGA
- a CDS encoding CBU_0592 family membrane protein codes for MKISDIVASIGVIILLIAFFLNLNKKLNADSKAYILMNFIGAGICCDASYMVRFYPFVILEGIWAFVALLSLLKVSRGTSAD; via the coding sequence ATGAAAATATCGGATATAGTTGCATCTATTGGCGTTATTATTTTACTGATTGCGTTCTTTCTGAATCTAAATAAAAAATTGAACGCGGATAGCAAGGCTTATATTCTAATGAATTTTATTGGTGCGGGCATATGCTGTGATGCCTCTTATATGGTCCGGTTTTATCCTTTTGTAATTCTCGAGGGCATCTGGGCATTTGTTGCGCTATTATCATTATTAAAAGTTTCACGTGGAACATCGGCCGATTGA
- a CDS encoding ABC-F family ATP-binding cassette domain-containing protein, producing the protein MSTYISAEALGHSFHDHWLFKNLTVGINRGQRVALVGINGAGKSTFLKLLAGQFLPTEGKVVQARDLRLGYLEQDPSFEKGHTISDYIFHSDNRQQQLIRKYEELLENEPDNTKAIDKITEEISNSDAWDYEYKIKTILGRLDIHHLNQSISTLSGGQKKRLALARLLIEEPDVYLLDEPTNHLDIDTIEWLEKLMTEGNKTLLMVTHDRYFLDNVCNEILEIDNGKVFPYHGNYGYYLEKKADRDATLDAQFQKNSNLLRKELEWMRRQPQARGTKSKGRINAFYELEEKTQNNGPKEKVELSVKTSRQGNKIMEIHHLNKGFSGTTFISNFNYVFKKGDRIGLAGKNGSGKSTLLNLITGTITPDKGTIEKGETTVMGYFHQSGIVFKEDDRVIDVVKNVAEFITMLDGKTISASALLTLFLFPPKKQYGFIANLSGGEKKRLQLLQILMKNPNFLILDEPTNDLDIDTLNVLEEFLTNYPGVLMLVSHDRYLLDKLTDQLFIMEGNGAVRIFNGNYSSYRYEQEQEKQQAKSNQAAAKQGPKPLQPKKSLLAFKEQQELQTLDKEIPNIEIEIKKLTDQLNSGLTDHHQLSELAKQIEQLTNTLDEKSLRWMELTELSEL; encoded by the coding sequence CCACGATCACTGGTTATTTAAAAATCTAACCGTAGGCATCAACCGTGGCCAGCGTGTCGCATTAGTTGGGATCAACGGCGCGGGGAAATCCACATTTCTAAAATTGCTTGCCGGTCAATTTCTTCCGACCGAGGGGAAAGTTGTGCAGGCGCGCGACCTTCGGCTCGGCTACCTGGAGCAGGATCCTTCTTTTGAAAAGGGCCATACAATAAGCGATTATATCTTCCATTCGGACAACAGGCAACAGCAACTTATCCGGAAATACGAGGAATTACTTGAAAATGAACCTGATAACACAAAAGCTATTGATAAAATAACCGAGGAGATAAGCAATAGCGACGCCTGGGATTATGAATACAAGATCAAAACTATTTTAGGAAGGCTGGATATCCATCACCTTAATCAAAGCATCAGCACCTTATCGGGCGGGCAAAAGAAACGACTCGCCTTAGCCCGGCTATTGATAGAGGAGCCCGATGTTTATCTCTTAGATGAACCAACCAATCATCTGGATATAGATACCATAGAATGGCTGGAAAAGTTGATGACCGAGGGCAATAAAACATTGCTGATGGTTACGCACGACCGCTATTTCCTGGATAATGTTTGCAACGAGATATTGGAGATAGACAACGGCAAGGTATTCCCCTATCATGGTAACTATGGCTATTACCTTGAAAAGAAAGCCGATAGGGATGCTACGCTGGACGCACAATTTCAAAAGAATTCGAACTTGCTCCGCAAGGAGCTGGAATGGATGCGCAGGCAGCCACAGGCCCGCGGAACTAAATCAAAGGGGCGCATCAACGCTTTTTATGAACTGGAAGAGAAAACCCAAAATAACGGTCCGAAAGAAAAAGTTGAATTGAGCGTGAAAACGTCGCGCCAGGGGAATAAAATAATGGAGATCCATCACCTGAACAAGGGGTTTAGCGGAACTACATTTATCAGCAACTTCAATTACGTCTTTAAAAAAGGGGACCGTATCGGCCTTGCGGGCAAAAACGGAAGCGGTAAGTCGACATTGCTGAACCTGATAACAGGTACCATCACGCCAGATAAAGGAACAATAGAGAAAGGTGAGACGACTGTTATGGGTTATTTCCACCAATCAGGTATTGTCTTTAAGGAAGATGATCGCGTTATAGACGTGGTTAAGAACGTCGCTGAGTTTATCACTATGTTGGATGGGAAAACCATATCGGCCTCCGCCCTGCTCACCTTATTTCTTTTCCCGCCAAAAAAACAATACGGCTTTATAGCTAACCTGAGCGGTGGCGAAAAGAAACGACTGCAGCTACTGCAGATATTAATGAAGAACCCCAACTTCCTGATATTGGATGAACCTACCAACGATTTGGATATTGATACGCTGAACGTACTGGAGGAGTTTTTAACCAACTATCCCGGCGTGTTGATGCTTGTTTCGCATGATCGTTATCTTTTAGATAAGCTGACGGACCAGCTTTTTATTATGGAAGGAAATGGTGCGGTGCGAATTTTTAATGGGAACTACTCCTCCTATCGTTACGAGCAGGAGCAGGAAAAGCAACAGGCAAAAAGCAACCAGGCGGCAGCTAAACAGGGGCCTAAGCCTTTGCAGCCAAAAAAAAGCTTGCTTGCTTTTAAAGAACAACAGGAGTTGCAAACCCTGGATAAAGAAATACCCAATATCGAGATCGAAATAAAAAAACTGACAGACCAACTGAACTCAGGATTAACCGACCATCATCAGCTAAGTGAACTTGCAAAGCAGATAGAGCAATTGACAAACACGCTTGATGAAAAAAGCCTGCGTTGGATGGAGCTGACGGAACTTAGCGAATTATAG